A DNA window from Hymenobacter aquaticus contains the following coding sequences:
- the folE gene encoding GTP cyclohydrolase I FolE translates to MDNSVSAASAAHSAGPADSHLSPDLRTPLRADAFALSDEEKITGIAEHFHEIMLLLGLDLTDDSLQGTPRRVAKMYVQEWFRGLDPKHRPDVKLFDNRYGYQQMLVERDITVFSCCEHHFVPIMGKAHVAYLPGEHVVGLSKLNRVVQYYARRPQVQERLTRQIAEELKQSLRTDNVAVLIEADHLCVMSRGVNDTGSSTLTAEYGGLFKDDQALRAEFLRQIGK, encoded by the coding sequence ATGGATAATTCCGTGTCGGCGGCTTCGGCCGCGCACAGCGCCGGCCCGGCCGACTCCCACCTCTCGCCCGATCTGCGCACGCCGCTGCGCGCGGATGCCTTCGCGCTGTCGGATGAGGAGAAGATTACCGGCATTGCCGAGCACTTCCACGAAATCATGCTGCTGCTGGGCCTCGACCTGACCGACGACAGCCTGCAGGGCACGCCGCGCCGGGTGGCCAAGATGTACGTGCAGGAATGGTTCCGGGGCCTCGACCCCAAGCACCGGCCCGACGTGAAGCTGTTTGACAACCGCTACGGCTACCAGCAGATGCTCGTGGAGCGGGACATCACCGTGTTTTCGTGCTGTGAGCACCACTTCGTGCCGATTATGGGCAAAGCGCACGTGGCCTACCTGCCCGGCGAGCATGTAGTGGGCCTCTCGAAGCTGAACCGGGTGGTGCAGTACTACGCCCGCCGCCCCCAGGTGCAGGAGCGCCTCACCCGCCAGATTGCCGAAGAGCTGAAACAGTCGTTGCGCACGGACAACGTGGCCGTGCTCATCGAGGCCGACCACCTGTGCGTGATGAGCCGGGGCGTAAACGACACGGGCAGCAGCACGCTCACGGCTGAATACGGCGGCCTGTTCAAGGACGACCAGGCACTGCGGGCCGAATTTCTGCGCCAGATCGGCAAGTAG
- a CDS encoding 6-pyruvoyl trahydropterin synthase family protein, whose amino-acid sequence MNVTVCRTEHFNAAHRLHNPAWSDERNAQVFGKCNNPHYHGHNYVLTVRLTGSIDPATGYVYDLKRLSDLIKREILDTFDHRNLNLDTEEFRDLNPTAENIAVVIWNRLRAHVEPQLALSVTLYETDRNFVEYHG is encoded by the coding sequence ATGAATGTAACTGTCTGCCGCACCGAGCACTTCAACGCGGCGCATCGCCTGCACAACCCGGCCTGGAGCGACGAGCGCAACGCGCAGGTGTTCGGAAAGTGCAACAACCCGCACTACCACGGTCATAACTACGTACTTACGGTGCGCCTGACGGGTAGCATCGACCCGGCTACGGGCTACGTGTACGACCTCAAGCGCCTGAGCGACCTGATCAAACGCGAGATTCTGGATACCTTTGACCACCGGAACCTGAATCTGGACACCGAGGAATTTCGCGACCTTAACCCTACGGCCGAAAATATTGCTGTCGTGATTTGGAACCGCCTGCGTGCTCACGTTGAGCCGCAGCTCGCCTTGTCGGTCACACTCTATGAAACGGACCGCAACTTTGTTGAATACCATGGATAA
- a CDS encoding inorganic diphosphatase produces MRFAFGSFFVSLCSVGLGSCQPDYTELPTFSPERKLLQAVVEVPAGTNHAQRYDPAKKDFLPVRRAGLDHIVEFLPCPGNQGFIPGTRAEATGAPLQALILAETQPQGTVVEILPIALLTLDDNGTLQQVVVAVPARPSQQILPGITSWKSLTKQYPGARDMVGQWFQHQGRLGEVRLVGWKDEQAADKQVHLAMK; encoded by the coding sequence ATGCGGTTTGCGTTCGGGAGTTTTTTCGTGAGCTTGTGTAGTGTGGGGCTCGGCAGCTGCCAGCCCGACTACACCGAGCTGCCCACGTTTTCGCCCGAGCGCAAACTGCTACAGGCGGTAGTGGAAGTGCCCGCCGGTACCAACCACGCCCAGCGCTACGACCCTGCCAAGAAAGACTTTCTGCCGGTGCGCCGTGCCGGCCTCGACCACATCGTCGAATTTCTGCCTTGTCCCGGCAATCAGGGCTTTATTCCCGGTACCCGCGCGGAAGCTACCGGTGCCCCGCTCCAAGCCCTGATTCTGGCCGAAACCCAGCCCCAGGGCACCGTGGTGGAAATCCTGCCCATCGCCCTGCTCACCCTCGACGACAACGGCACCTTGCAACAGGTAGTAGTAGCCGTGCCCGCCCGCCCCAGCCAGCAGATCCTGCCGGGCATAACGTCCTGGAAGTCGCTCACCAAGCAGTACCCCGGCGCCCGAGACATGGTGGGCCAGTGGTTTCAGCACCAGGGCCGACTCGGCGAGGTGCGGCTGGTAGGCTGGAAAGATGAGCAGGCAGCCGACAAGCAGGTGCATCTGGCCATGAAGTAA